A window of the Rana temporaria unplaced genomic scaffold, aRanTem1.1, whole genome shotgun sequence genome harbors these coding sequences:
- the LOC120923784 gene encoding E3 SUMO-protein ligase ZBED1-like: MAEGDQKQREIKNAPSFLRANIWEHFGFYEQSGKHELDKSYAVCKICHTKIKYLGNTTNLRNHVSRFHSEILKPATTTTKALDPEQPKIDAMLQSTLPPNSEKVKRITKAVATFIAKDLRPYSVVENTGFRYLLKTIEPRYKIPSRSYFTENVIPALYHETKAQIIASMSQATRVAITCDSWTSVTTESYVTITAHYISKDWQILSHVLQTRAIYESHTGAHLAELLSHVVEEWQLSDKSVVLVTDNASNMIVAAQVGKFPHVKCFAHTLNLASQRALKVATLSRLLGRVRRISTFFHRSTRASHCLKEKQKCLGLKNHKLITDVATRWNSAYDMVERFLEQQPAVCATLLSPEVRRGESDLCTLNETDVSNAEDAVSALKPMKDATMLMSEERNPTVSLIAPINAQLLQSMTDTMGDTPMIHEIKNSIRTDLQKRYSSEAEKKILHTASALDPRFKGLPFILTDEERLEIFKGVTEEAASLEITSDESERTQEDHQVPRRKRTLEEEDSSPIEDNHSPSPPSPPKKARSLLVSLLGQSFTDTEGTIEPKKTPYAKAEEEMENYCKAPPLPLTEDPLNWWREHEVIFPLLSRLSKQYLCIPGTSVSAERVFSTAGDVVTAKRSALKPDHVDQLVFLQKNLHVPKC; encoded by the exons AGTGGGAAGCACGAATTGGACAAGTCATACGCTGTGTGTAAAATCTGTCACACAAAAATTAAATATCTAGGGAATACTACTAATCTGAGAAACCACGTTAGCCGTTTCCACTCTGAAATACTTAaacctgccaccaccaccaccaaggcATTGGACCCAGAGCAGCCAAAAATTGATGCAATGTTACAGTCAACCTTGCCGCCTAACTCTGAAAAGGTGAAGAGAATAACAAAAGCTGTGGCAACTTTCATAGCGAAGGACCTGCGCCCTTACTCTGTTGTGGAAAACACTGGGTTTCGGTACCTTTTGAAGACGATAGAGCCGCGTTACAAAATCCCGTCACGAagttacttcacagaaaacgtcatACCTGCACTCTACCACGAAACCAAAGCTCAGATAATTGCATCAATGAGCCAAGCAACTCGAGTCGCAATAACGTGTGATTCCTGGACTTCTGTCACGACAGAGTCTTATGTTACAATAACAGCACATTACATTAGTAAGGACTGGCAGATTTTGTCGCATGTACTGCAAACAAGAGCCATTTATGAATCTCACACGGGTGCTCATCTGGCAGAGCTACTGTCTCATGTTGTGGAAGAATGGCAGCTGTCCGATAAATCTGTAGTGCTTGTGACCGACAACGCGTCAAACATGATAGTTGCAGCTCAAGTTGGAAAATTCCCTCATGTGAAATGCTTCGCCCACACACTGAATCTTGCATCCCAGCGAGCGTTGAAAGTGGCCACACTCTCTAGGCTTCTTGGCAGAGTGCGACGGATATCCACATTCTTTCACCGCAGCACTAGAGCAAGCCACTGTCTAAAAGAGAAACAGAAATGTCTTGGCTTGAAGAATCATAAGCTGATAACTGATGTGGCAACAAGATGGAACAGTGCATACGACATGGTCGAGAGGTTCTTGGAACAACAACCTGCAGTCTGTGCCACCTTGCTGTCTCCAGAAGTCAGAAGAGGAGAGTCCGATCTCTGCACTCTAAACGAAACAGATGTGTCAAATGCAGAGGACGCCGTGAGTGCATTAAAGCCAATGAAGGATGCAACCATGCTGATGTCAGAAGAGCGCAATCCAACAGTTTCTCTCATTGCCCCTATAAATGCACAACTTCTCCAGAGCATGACAGACACGATGGGAGACACACCCATGATCCATGAGATCAAGAATTCTATTAGAACAGATCTCCAGAAGAGGTACAGCAGTGAGGCCGAGAAGAAGATCCTTCATACAGCCTCTGCACTGGATCCTCGCTTTAAGGGACTGCCTTTCATCCTCACAGATGAAGAAAGATTGGAGATATTTAAAGGAGTCACTGAGGAAGCTGCATCCTTGGAG ATTACATCAGATGAGAGTGAGAGGACACAAGAGGATCATCAAGTGCCTAGAAGAAAACGAACTCTGGAAGAAGAGGACAGTTCACCCATCGAAGACAACCAttctccatctccaccatctcctccCAAAAAGGCCAGATCGCTGCTCGTGAGTTTGCTGGGACAGTCTTTCACTGACACTGAAGGTACAATAGAACCCAAAAAGACCCCCTATGCCAAGGCTGAAGAGGAAATGGAAAACTATTGTAAAGCCCCACCTCTGCCTCTCACTGAGGACCCTTTGAACTGGTGGCGTGAGCATGAGGTCATATTTCCCCTCCTTTCTCGGCTGTCAAAGCAATACTTGTGTATCCCAGGTACAAGCGTGTCTGCAGAGCgggttttctccactgcaggAGATGTGGTAACTGCAAAAAGAAGCGCCCTCAAACCAGACCATGTAGATCAATTGGTGTTCTTACAGAAAAATCTACATGTTCCCAAATGCTga